A genomic segment from Microbulbifer elongatus encodes:
- a CDS encoding 1-acyl-sn-glycerol-3-phosphate acyltransferase has product MQTTIFNTPILTPCLRLLARLLLRLHGWKVVADERALKLKKYVMLAAPHTSNWDGYFFILAALKLKVNPQWMGKDKLFPFPLGGVMRWFGGIAVDRSKANNLVEATINQYKARDELVIAVPPEGTRGKAERWKTGFYHIARGAAVPVVCGFIDFARKEAGLGPVMEMGENLARELARFGEFYGTKVGKYPEDYTPPGVASGYSQALQNRH; this is encoded by the coding sequence ATGCAAACCACCATATTCAACACCCCTATTCTCACTCCCTGTCTGCGACTGCTGGCGCGCCTGCTGCTCCGGCTGCACGGCTGGAAAGTGGTCGCTGACGAGCGCGCACTGAAACTGAAAAAATACGTGATGCTGGCCGCCCCCCACACATCCAACTGGGATGGCTACTTCTTTATCCTTGCGGCGCTGAAGCTGAAGGTAAACCCGCAGTGGATGGGCAAAGACAAGCTGTTCCCGTTTCCTCTGGGTGGCGTGATGCGCTGGTTTGGCGGTATTGCGGTGGATCGCAGCAAGGCCAACAACCTGGTGGAGGCCACCATCAACCAGTACAAGGCGCGCGACGAACTGGTGATCGCAGTGCCGCCGGAGGGCACCCGCGGCAAAGCCGAGCGCTGGAAAACCGGCTTCTACCATATCGCCCGCGGCGCCGCGGTGCCCGTGGTGTGTGGCTTTATCGATTTCGCGCGCAAGGAGGCCGGGCTGGGACCGGTCATGGAGATGGGGGAAAACCTGGCCCGGGAGCTGGCACGCTTTGGCGAGTTTTATGGGACCAAAGTGGGTAAATACCCCGAAGATTACACCCCCCCCGGTGTAGCGAGCGGGTATTCGCAGGCATTACAGAACAGGCATTAA
- the fur gene encoding ferric iron uptake transcriptional regulator, with the protein MSNENQELRKAGLKVTPPRVKILQLLESASEQHLSAEDVYKMLLEAGEDVGLATVYRVLTQFESAGLVMRHNFDGGHSVFELDRGDHHDHMVCTDSGKVIEFHNEQIEELQHQIAEEHGYELTGHSLVLYVKKKES; encoded by the coding sequence ATGTCGAACGAAAATCAGGAACTGCGCAAGGCTGGCCTCAAGGTCACCCCGCCGCGCGTAAAAATTCTGCAGCTGCTGGAAAGCGCCAGCGAACAGCATCTGAGCGCTGAGGATGTGTACAAGATGCTGCTGGAAGCCGGTGAGGACGTGGGGCTGGCGACCGTGTACCGGGTCCTGACCCAGTTTGAGAGTGCAGGCCTGGTGATGCGCCATAACTTTGACGGTGGCCACTCGGTTTTCGAGCTGGACCGCGGCGACCACCACGACCATATGGTGTGTACCGACTCCGGCAAGGTGATCGAGTTTCACAATGAGCAGATTGAAGAGCTGCAACACCAGATCGCCGAAGAGCACGGCTACGAGCTGACCGGCCATAGCCTGGTGCTGTACGTGAAGAAGAAAGAGAGCTGA
- a CDS encoding outer membrane protein assembly factor BamE: MPSVVRILLIAGLVSLVTGCSLFKFPGVHRIQVQQGNIITQEMVDKLQPGMTRRQVRFVLGTPLVEDTFNPNRWDYINRVRSPKGEETQQRFTVYFNGDQLIETSGDWQPANWP, translated from the coding sequence ATGCCATCAGTTGTACGTATTCTGCTGATCGCCGGGCTGGTTAGCCTGGTTACCGGTTGCAGCCTGTTCAAATTCCCCGGGGTGCACCGCATTCAGGTTCAGCAGGGCAATATCATCACCCAGGAAATGGTCGACAAACTGCAGCCGGGTATGACCCGCCGCCAGGTACGCTTTGTGCTGGGGACCCCGCTGGTGGAAGACACCTTCAATCCCAACCGTTGGGACTATATCAACCGGGTGCGCAGCCCCAAAGGGGAAGAAACCCAGCAGCGCTTCACCGTGTACTTCAACGGCGACCAGCTGATCGAGACCAGCGGCGACTGGCAGCCGGCCAACTGGCCCTGA
- a CDS encoding RnfH family protein gives MTKQKTIAVEVVYALPHEQRLMSLLVEPGTTALQALELSGIPREYPEVDPTTAKLGIFGQALGTKGLAVASEYVLQPGDRVEVYRPLIADPKEARKQRAAKAKRQAEGG, from the coding sequence ATGACCAAGCAGAAAACCATCGCCGTAGAGGTGGTTTATGCGCTGCCCCACGAGCAGCGCCTGATGAGCCTGCTGGTGGAGCCGGGCACTACGGCGCTGCAGGCGTTGGAGCTTTCAGGCATACCGCGGGAGTATCCGGAAGTGGATCCTACTACCGCGAAGCTGGGGATTTTCGGCCAGGCGCTCGGCACCAAGGGGCTGGCGGTGGCGTCCGAGTATGTTTTGCAGCCCGGAGACCGGGTGGAAGTGTACCGGCCACTGATTGCCGACCCCAAAGAGGCGCGCAAGCAGCGGGCGGCGAAGGCGAAGCGTCAGGCGGAGGGCGGCTGA
- a CDS encoding type II toxin-antitoxin system RatA family toxin: protein MTKIERSALVMFSAEQMFDLVNDVASYPQFLPGCRSAEVLYRDEETLEARLDLSRAGISQSFTTRNRLQRPDRMELVLVDGPFSTFNGCWTFTPLAENACKVAFTLSFSVENRLLGAAVGKLFSGIANQMVDAMCERAKQVYEQNGIHGENG from the coding sequence ATGACAAAAATTGAACGCAGTGCGCTGGTGATGTTCAGCGCGGAACAGATGTTTGACCTGGTGAATGATGTGGCCAGCTACCCGCAGTTTTTACCGGGTTGTCGCAGCGCGGAAGTACTGTACCGGGACGAAGAAACCCTGGAAGCCCGCCTGGATCTGTCCCGCGCCGGTATCAGTCAGAGTTTCACCACGCGCAACCGGTTGCAGCGCCCGGACCGGATGGAACTGGTGCTGGTGGACGGGCCCTTCAGCACCTTCAATGGCTGCTGGACCTTTACCCCCTTGGCCGAGAATGCCTGCAAGGTGGCATTTACCCTGTCGTTCAGTGTGGAGAACCGTCTGCTGGGCGCTGCCGTTGGCAAGCTGTTCAGTGGCATTGCCAATCAGATGGTGGATGCCATGTGCGAGCGGGCCAAGCAGGTGTATGAACAGAACGGAATACATGGAGAAAACGGATGA
- a CDS encoding sodium-dependent transporter, whose product MSAAREHFGSRVGFILAAAGSAVGIGNLVAFPVAATKSGGGAFLLVYALFVFLICLPVMMAELALGRKTDKDPVGAYRQLSGGSKLWRIPGWLALFTPFMIAVFYMVVTVWVLGYLVEIFKGNLTSLTTEAYFGAFINSKTVFFYLIALMLIINGVLSMGVKDGIERAAKTLMPLLFVMLLVLVLFVLTRENAMLGVQYYLIPDFSKLSGEVVSKAMAQAFFSLSLGMGIMITYGSYMKKRDSIPGSAKAVALTDTMVAITAGLLILPSIFHFNPQIDTTSLSDSSAGMIFLFLPKIFLSLQDSIGYTGASVFAAAFFFLVFVAALTSLVSIIEVPIATLRDERGMSRKTAIYTVAAVQFVLAVGCAMSFGMADWLTQFVSLAGSDKSFFDLVEIVFYDTILPLNGLLVCIFVIYKWKRANFDQELHEGDSGFAGSFSQKYVNFALGTFIPAILLLIFINTVALKFFGSSIL is encoded by the coding sequence ATGTCTGCAGCTCGAGAACATTTCGGATCCCGCGTTGGATTTATCCTGGCCGCCGCAGGCTCCGCGGTCGGCATTGGCAACCTGGTCGCTTTCCCGGTCGCCGCAACCAAAAGCGGGGGCGGTGCTTTCCTGCTGGTGTATGCCCTGTTCGTGTTTCTGATCTGCCTGCCGGTGATGATGGCGGAGCTGGCCCTTGGCCGCAAAACGGATAAAGACCCCGTGGGCGCCTATCGACAGCTCTCCGGCGGCTCGAAACTCTGGCGTATTCCCGGCTGGCTGGCCCTCTTCACCCCATTTATGATCGCCGTATTCTATATGGTGGTCACGGTGTGGGTCCTGGGCTATCTGGTAGAAATCTTCAAAGGCAATCTGACCAGCCTCACCACCGAGGCCTACTTCGGTGCCTTTATCAATTCCAAAACCGTCTTCTTCTATCTGATCGCGCTGATGCTGATCATCAATGGCGTCCTTTCAATGGGGGTAAAAGACGGTATCGAGCGCGCAGCCAAAACCCTGATGCCCCTGCTGTTTGTGATGCTGCTGGTACTGGTGCTGTTTGTTCTGACCCGCGAAAACGCCATGCTCGGAGTGCAATACTACCTGATTCCCGATTTCTCCAAACTCAGCGGCGAAGTCGTCAGCAAGGCGATGGCACAGGCCTTCTTCTCCCTGTCTCTGGGCATGGGTATCATGATTACCTACGGCTCTTACATGAAGAAGCGGGACTCCATTCCCGGCTCCGCCAAAGCGGTGGCACTCACCGACACCATGGTCGCCATCACCGCCGGCCTGTTGATTCTGCCGAGTATCTTCCACTTCAACCCGCAGATTGACACCACCTCCCTGAGCGACTCCTCGGCCGGTATGATCTTCCTGTTCCTGCCCAAGATCTTCCTCTCCCTGCAGGACAGCATCGGCTATACCGGCGCGAGCGTATTCGCCGCCGCCTTCTTTTTCCTGGTCTTCGTCGCGGCGCTGACATCACTGGTGTCCATTATCGAGGTGCCCATCGCCACCCTGCGCGATGAGCGCGGCATGAGCCGCAAGACAGCAATCTATACCGTCGCAGCGGTGCAGTTTGTCCTCGCTGTGGGCTGTGCCATGTCATTTGGCATGGCAGACTGGCTGACCCAGTTTGTGAGCCTGGCGGGCAGCGATAAATCCTTCTTCGATCTGGTAGAAATCGTGTTTTACGATACCATCCTGCCCCTGAACGGCCTGCTGGTTTGTATCTTTGTGATCTACAAGTGGAAGCGAGCCAATTTCGACCAGGAGCTGCACGAGGGCGACAGCGGCTTTGCCGGCTCTTTCTCGCAGAAATATGTAAACTTCGCCCTCGGTACCTTTATCCCGGCAATCCTGCTGCTGATCTTTATCAACACGGTTGCACTGAAGTTTTTCGGCTCCAGCATTCTTTAA
- the smpB gene encoding SsrA-binding protein SmpB: MAKKKKAPSSNTIALNKKAKHDYFIEEKFEAGMELQGWEVKSCREGKAQLTDSYVLFKDGQAWLLGARIQPLPSASTHFVTEPDRTRRLLLNKREIAKLVAAVNQKGYACVCTAIYWKKHLIKCEIALAKGKASHDKRETLKERDWNRQKQRVMRTEHR, translated from the coding sequence ATGGCAAAAAAGAAAAAGGCCCCGTCCTCAAACACCATCGCCCTCAACAAGAAGGCCAAGCACGATTATTTTATCGAGGAGAAGTTTGAGGCAGGCATGGAATTACAGGGCTGGGAGGTCAAATCCTGCCGCGAGGGCAAGGCCCAGCTCACCGACAGCTACGTACTGTTCAAAGATGGCCAGGCCTGGCTGCTGGGTGCGCGTATCCAGCCGCTGCCCAGCGCCTCCACCCACTTTGTGACCGAGCCGGATCGCACCCGCCGGCTGCTGCTGAACAAGCGCGAGATTGCCAAACTGGTCGCCGCGGTGAACCAGAAGGGCTACGCCTGCGTGTGTACCGCCATTTACTGGAAAAAACACCTGATCAAATGCGAAATCGCGCTGGCCAAGGGTAAAGCCTCCCACGACAAGCGCGAGACCCTGAAAGAGCGGGACTGGAACCGCCAGAAACAGCGGGTGATGCGCACCGAACACCGGTAA
- a CDS encoding sodium-dependent transporter produces MSAPRGQFSSNFGFLMAAAGSAVGLGNIWGFPTNVAANGGAAFVVVYLVLAFMLAYPVLMAELAIGRHARSNMVKALRGIASGPVSRGVGTLAGFGGIAVASLILSFYAIVAGWMVAHLADPFAALVGATDTANWLTGDSTTRNITFTAIFSGLTMLIIASGVEKGIERWSTLLMPALIILLLLLIVYVLTQPGAVQGLEAYLIPDFSKLSPQLLLSAMGQAFFSLSLGVGTMLIYGSYLSKQESLPRLGALVTLIDVGIAFTAGLLILPAMYVAQEAGTQIFAESGDLIAGPGLILQVLPALFDTMGTSGLFVAIAFFALMTIASLTSSISMLEVPVAFSIENLGLKRKPATLMMGAIIFAISSLIIFNFDALFGLVISISTEYGQPLLGVALCVFAGWIWRRDQLLKELQEGHPGIEHTLFWKIWPWYVRIVCPLLILAAFAQSVL; encoded by the coding sequence ATGAGTGCACCGCGAGGACAGTTCAGTTCCAATTTCGGCTTCCTGATGGCCGCTGCCGGCTCTGCCGTAGGCCTGGGCAATATCTGGGGTTTCCCCACCAATGTGGCCGCCAACGGGGGCGCCGCCTTTGTCGTGGTCTACCTGGTGCTGGCGTTTATGCTGGCCTATCCGGTGCTGATGGCGGAACTCGCCATTGGCCGTCACGCCCGCAGCAATATGGTGAAGGCGCTGCGCGGCATCGCCAGCGGCCCGGTGAGCCGCGGCGTGGGCACGCTCGCCGGCTTCGGCGGTATCGCCGTTGCCTCCCTGATTCTCAGTTTTTACGCCATTGTCGCCGGCTGGATGGTCGCGCACCTGGCGGACCCATTTGCCGCGCTGGTCGGCGCCACCGATACCGCAAACTGGCTTACCGGCGACAGCACCACCCGCAACATCACCTTCACCGCCATCTTCAGTGGCCTCACCATGCTGATCATCGCCAGTGGGGTGGAGAAGGGTATCGAGCGCTGGTCCACACTGCTAATGCCGGCACTGATCATCCTGTTGCTACTGCTGATCGTCTACGTACTCACCCAGCCCGGCGCCGTACAGGGTCTGGAGGCCTACCTGATTCCGGACTTCAGCAAACTGTCGCCGCAGCTGCTGCTCTCTGCCATGGGCCAGGCCTTTTTTTCCCTGTCGCTGGGTGTGGGCACCATGCTGATTTACGGCTCCTATCTCAGCAAACAGGAAAGCCTGCCGCGCCTGGGGGCGCTGGTGACCCTGATCGATGTGGGGATCGCCTTCACCGCCGGCCTGCTGATTCTGCCGGCCATGTACGTGGCTCAGGAAGCCGGTACCCAGATCTTCGCCGAGTCCGGCGACCTGATCGCCGGCCCCGGCCTGATCCTGCAGGTACTGCCCGCCCTGTTCGACACCATGGGTACCAGTGGCCTGTTTGTGGCGATTGCCTTTTTTGCCCTGATGACCATCGCATCGCTCACCTCCTCCATTTCCATGCTGGAAGTACCAGTGGCCTTTTCCATCGAGAATCTGGGGCTCAAACGCAAGCCCGCCACCCTGATGATGGGCGCGATCATTTTTGCCATCAGCAGCCTGATCATTTTCAATTTTGACGCGCTGTTTGGCCTGGTGATTTCCATCAGCACCGAATACGGGCAGCCATTACTGGGCGTGGCCCTGTGCGTATTCGCCGGCTGGATCTGGCGTCGCGACCAGCTGCTGAAAGAGCTGCAGGAAGGTCACCCGGGCATCGAGCACACCCTGTTCTGGAAGATCTGGCCCTGGTACGTGCGCATTGTCTGCCCGCTGCTGATCCTCGCCGCGTTTGCACAGTCCGTGCTGTAA
- the rlmD gene encoding 23S rRNA (uracil(1939)-C(5))-methyltransferase RlmD, with product MPARKPPSFVRNRSANGNKRPAKPKPVQGTPELQIERFSHEMRGIARHQGKTVFVDNALPGEKVRARFTAQRAKFDEAVAIDIIEPSADRLVPPCPHAEVCGGCALQQMTPEAQIHAKQQILLEQLQRFAKATPEAIIPPLTGAPLGYRHKARLGVRLVKPKSGGKPQLVLGFREKGSNDLTEIEQCPVLPSAASALIPSLKKTLLQSAGRRAIGHIEIAAGDDHIALVIRHLQPLSAEDLERWCAFAREHGLHLYLQGENDDHSTRKVWPPSGPERLSYALPAFGLTLNFHPRDFIQVNFDINRQMVSQALALLDVQPQDRVLDLFCGLGNFTLPLATRAREVVAVEGLLSLTRRGRENAEANGLHNIRFQAADLNSDFTRSSWARGGFDRILLDPPRSGALEVVRNIRHFNASAILYISCNPATLARDAAELLQAGYRLSKAGVMDMFPHTTHVESIALFEKA from the coding sequence ATGCCAGCCAGAAAACCACCCTCGTTCGTCCGCAACCGCTCCGCCAACGGCAACAAACGCCCGGCGAAACCGAAACCCGTACAGGGCACTCCGGAGCTGCAAATAGAGCGCTTCAGCCACGAGATGCGCGGTATCGCTCGTCATCAGGGCAAAACCGTGTTTGTGGATAACGCACTGCCAGGCGAGAAGGTGCGCGCCCGCTTTACCGCACAGCGGGCCAAGTTTGATGAAGCGGTGGCGATCGACATTATCGAGCCCTCTGCGGATCGCCTTGTGCCCCCCTGCCCCCACGCCGAGGTATGCGGCGGCTGTGCACTGCAGCAGATGACGCCAGAGGCGCAGATTCACGCCAAGCAGCAGATTCTTCTGGAGCAGTTGCAGCGCTTTGCCAAAGCCACCCCAGAGGCAATCATTCCACCGCTGACCGGCGCGCCCCTGGGTTACCGCCACAAAGCGCGCCTCGGGGTGCGCCTGGTAAAACCCAAGAGCGGAGGCAAGCCACAACTGGTGCTCGGATTCCGGGAAAAAGGCTCCAATGATCTCACCGAGATCGAACAGTGCCCGGTTCTGCCCAGTGCCGCCTCGGCACTGATCCCCAGCCTGAAGAAAACCCTGCTGCAGAGTGCCGGCCGTCGGGCAATCGGACACATCGAAATTGCCGCCGGTGACGACCATATCGCCCTGGTCATTCGCCACCTGCAACCCCTCAGCGCCGAGGACCTGGAGCGCTGGTGCGCATTCGCCCGAGAACACGGGCTGCACCTGTACCTGCAGGGAGAAAACGATGACCACAGCACCCGCAAGGTCTGGCCCCCATCCGGCCCGGAGCGCCTGAGCTACGCCCTGCCCGCGTTCGGCCTGACACTGAATTTTCACCCCCGGGACTTTATTCAGGTCAACTTCGACATCAATCGGCAGATGGTCTCCCAGGCCCTCGCACTGCTCGACGTACAGCCCCAGGACCGGGTGCTGGACCTTTTTTGCGGGCTCGGCAACTTCACCCTGCCACTGGCCACCCGCGCGCGGGAAGTGGTCGCGGTGGAAGGCCTGCTGTCGCTGACCCGGCGCGGCCGCGAGAACGCGGAGGCCAATGGTCTTCACAACATCCGGTTCCAGGCTGCCGACCTCAACAGTGATTTCACCCGCAGCTCCTGGGCCCGCGGCGGCTTCGACCGCATCCTGCTGGACCCACCGCGCAGTGGCGCCCTGGAGGTAGTGCGCAATATCCGCCACTTCAACGCCAGCGCCATCCTCTACATATCCTGCAACCCCGCCACCCTCGCCCGGGACGCCGCGGAACTTCTGCAGGCCGGCTACCGTCTAAGCAAAGCGGGCGTAATGGACATGTTCCCCCATACCACACATGTGGAGTCCATCGCCCTGTTCGAGAAGGCCTGA
- a CDS encoding ATP-binding protein, translating to MSESPALADIVKTEQAKFIFKHAPTGTISNVIVSSAVYFIGERIVPGDSLWHWFWAVQVMVIFRLGVIFYFRYAAKEKAANHQMACVRLYSFGVFLTALSWCYGLILFSHPVPIAYQVIVQMILVGFCVGALSSGYAYMPSVLAYVAPISATIFMFSLLSDHPAYKIMAVAYPLYALVITKLCYSTSNEFKNNLKLQHELNERRIEAEKANSSKSQFLAATSHDLRQPLHAISLFCGALKNMPLPSQAEPAVENISKSIEPLSGLFSGLLDISKLDADIVSVEKEDVELGAALEPLRNEFSALASEKSIDFAWHIEENIVSVDIEILRRIVRNLLSNAFKYTNAGRIELIGQAQSGSISLAVKDTGIGVAKADQEIIFEEYVQLNNPERDRSRGLGLGLAIVSRLCRLMKYKLHVDSTPGKGSSFYFSIPISHVKPYRKPSANPLANFDELYVVVIDDEKSIREGTKLLLESWGCSTDTFPDKDSTINHLKQKKKKPELILADYRLSNYVSGIDVIKAIRELFEEPILSAVISGDTAPEPLKEVEKNNLLLLHKPINLAKLRSLLNQAKREKTQILTTGI from the coding sequence ATGTCAGAGTCTCCCGCATTGGCGGATATCGTAAAGACCGAGCAAGCTAAATTTATCTTCAAGCACGCACCGACTGGGACAATATCGAATGTCATCGTTAGCAGTGCTGTGTACTTTATCGGTGAACGAATTGTTCCTGGAGATAGCTTGTGGCACTGGTTTTGGGCTGTGCAAGTGATGGTCATCTTTCGACTGGGTGTAATTTTTTATTTCAGATATGCGGCCAAGGAGAAGGCTGCAAACCATCAAATGGCATGCGTACGCCTCTACAGTTTCGGAGTATTTTTAACTGCTCTAAGCTGGTGCTATGGTCTGATTCTATTTTCACACCCTGTACCTATTGCTTACCAAGTTATCGTGCAAATGATTCTGGTAGGCTTCTGTGTTGGCGCCTTATCCTCCGGATATGCCTATATGCCTTCGGTGTTAGCTTACGTCGCACCTATATCTGCGACTATATTTATGTTTTCGCTATTGTCAGACCACCCTGCCTACAAAATTATGGCAGTTGCATACCCACTATATGCACTGGTTATTACAAAACTCTGCTATAGCACGAGCAATGAATTTAAAAACAACTTAAAACTACAGCACGAACTGAACGAACGTCGCATAGAAGCAGAAAAAGCAAACTCATCTAAGTCTCAGTTTTTAGCGGCAACAAGCCATGACCTCCGGCAACCCTTACATGCCATCAGCCTGTTCTGTGGCGCGCTGAAAAATATGCCATTGCCGTCACAAGCGGAGCCGGCAGTGGAAAATATCAGCAAATCAATTGAACCCTTAAGTGGATTATTCTCTGGCCTGCTGGACATATCAAAGCTGGATGCAGACATTGTGAGCGTTGAAAAGGAGGATGTGGAACTGGGTGCAGCGCTGGAACCCTTAAGGAATGAATTTTCAGCTTTAGCCAGTGAGAAGAGTATCGATTTCGCATGGCACATTGAAGAAAATATCGTCAGTGTGGACATTGAAATATTACGTCGAATCGTCCGAAACCTCCTGTCCAACGCTTTTAAATACACCAACGCCGGTCGTATCGAGCTAATCGGCCAGGCGCAGAGCGGGAGCATTTCATTAGCAGTAAAAGATACTGGAATCGGCGTTGCAAAGGCAGATCAGGAAATAATTTTTGAAGAGTATGTTCAGTTAAACAACCCGGAAAGAGACAGGTCACGTGGCCTGGGTTTAGGACTGGCAATCGTATCCCGCTTGTGCCGCCTAATGAAATATAAGTTGCACGTTGACTCAACACCAGGAAAAGGGAGCTCCTTTTACTTTTCCATCCCAATAAGCCATGTAAAACCTTATAGAAAACCATCAGCCAACCCGCTGGCTAATTTTGATGAATTGTATGTTGTCGTGATTGATGATGAAAAATCGATACGAGAAGGCACGAAACTTCTACTGGAAAGCTGGGGCTGCTCAACCGACACCTTTCCGGATAAAGACAGCACTATTAACCACCTTAAGCAAAAGAAAAAAAAGCCTGAACTGATTCTGGCAGACTATCGATTGTCAAATTATGTATCGGGTATAGACGTGATAAAGGCCATTCGAGAATTATTTGAGGAGCCGATTCTTTCAGCGGTCATTTCCGGCGACACCGCGCCGGAGCCCCTAAAAGAGGTAGAAAAAAACAATCTGTTATTACTGCACAAGCCAATCAATCTAGCAAAGTTACGATCGCTATTAAACCAGGCAAAAAGAGAAAAAACTCAGATCTTGACAACGGGAATTTAA
- a CDS encoding response regulator: MSENSNLSVVVVDDHQLFAEAMASVAIKLDVRSSVSVFTNAEEALIFIKKEKPDLCLLDLCMPEIDGFSLIPKIQQSSVLSSIIMVSASLDRHDMRHAFELGAVGYIPKSASPEIIKSAVQLVLAGGVYIPPQLVEFQTGKRSDRDVGSADVLEILTRRQREVLMLVSKGLSNKEIARSLGCTEATVKAHVAAILKALNVSNRTEATHALRGFDLQA, translated from the coding sequence ATGTCAGAAAATTCTAATCTCAGTGTTGTCGTGGTCGACGATCATCAGCTTTTCGCTGAGGCCATGGCCTCAGTCGCAATTAAATTGGATGTTCGATCTTCGGTTTCGGTTTTTACTAATGCTGAAGAGGCACTAATATTTATTAAGAAAGAAAAGCCGGATTTATGCTTGCTTGATTTATGTATGCCGGAAATTGACGGATTTTCGTTGATTCCTAAAATTCAACAAAGCTCTGTGCTCAGTAGTATCATCATGGTTTCGGCTTCACTCGATCGCCATGATATGCGGCATGCATTTGAGTTGGGGGCCGTTGGGTATATTCCTAAGTCAGCCTCTCCTGAAATTATTAAGAGTGCGGTTCAACTTGTATTGGCAGGTGGCGTATACATTCCGCCACAGCTTGTCGAGTTTCAGACCGGAAAACGTTCTGACAGAGATGTAGGGTCTGCTGACGTATTGGAAATTTTGACGCGTCGGCAGCGCGAAGTTTTAATGCTTGTCAGCAAGGGCCTTTCAAATAAGGAGATCGCGCGAAGTCTAGGCTGCACGGAAGCAACAGTAAAAGCCCATGTTGCTGCGATACTGAAAGCCTTAAATGTTTCAAATCGGACTGAAGCCACACATGCCTTGCGCGGCTTCGATTTGCAGGCTTAA